The DNA region TAGCCAAGATGGAAGGACAAGCCATCACCTGAGCCCATCCTGCCCTCTCTAACCCTCGTGCACCTGATGCATCCTTCATCCCTGAAATGCACTCCTTACTCAACATGTTGATAGATTAATCAACTTTGCAAATACAAAGTCTTTTTATATACACTTTGCAttcacttatctgtgtacatgctaTTCCCAAAAGTCATCCGCccacacaatctggcttcacCGCAGGAGAGATGGAAACCTTGGAGACAGACAGAACTTGCCTTAAAGTAAGCCAGGACCCATCCAGCCATTGCCACTCCCCTTCAACTTTTCTGTCAGTCAGCCCCAGCCAGTAGTTTCGCTGTGAGCTACGGGCCTCGGTCACAAAATTCTGAAAGTAGAAATCCGGATAAGTGAAAAGCCAGAGTACTGAGTCAGCCGCATTGCCCAATCTCCCCTTCTGCTGCTCTAGTCACCTCCATCCATTAGTTCTGTCTTGTGCGCCACTGCTTTTGAGAAGAACTTCCCAAACCATTTTTGGATTCCCAGTAATATAGTAACTCAGGGACTGCCAGGGACTCCTGCCTCTGCCCCGTCATCCCTCTGCCTGTATGATGGATCACAGCCCCACCCTGGGCAGCAACTACGTTGGATCCTACAACTTGTGTGATTTTGTGGGTGTTTCTAACATGTCTCTtgacaataacaaaaatgaatatgcttcagaaccaggatttgcacccaagtcctctgacctcAATACTTTGCTTTGTACCTATCATGTCCTTGGTGACTCTGACTCATGTTTTATGTGAGCCCCAAAACTTGTTAGGTAGATGGGTTATCATGTCAGATTGTCATGAGGAGATTTCTCTACTGGGCTGGCATTGGATTAGAGACAACAGTatagtcaacatttattgagcacatgAAATTCTCCATAGCACTTTGTATAAATTAGCTAATTTGAGGCTAGCTAGGcagcccaatggatagagcattgggcttggaatcaagaaaatttatcttcgtgagttcaaatccggcctcagacacttactagctgtgtgaccctgggcaagtcactgaaccctgtttgcctcaatttcctcatctgtaaaatgagctggagaaagaaatgccaaaccactccagtatctctgcccagaaaatcccaaatggggtcacaaagagttagagaggactgaaaaaatgacaaaaagtaaCAAAATGACAAAGAGTGACAAAAagcttatttgagcctcacaaccacctaCATTaccattattccaattttacgATTAGGGAAAATGAGACTTAAAAAAATTTCACTATTTGCCCAGTGTCATGCAGTGATTGTCAGGGGTGgtatttaaacccagatcctgCCTGAGTCCACCATGCTACATCAGTaaaggcagcacagtggatagagctctggacctggagtcaggaagatttatgcttaaatccagcctcatatacttattagccgtgtgaccctgcgcaagtcatttaaccactgtctatctcagtttcctcatctgtaaaagggagattaTAACCGATCTCCTAgagtcatgaggataaaatgaggtaatgtttgtaaaacCCTTATgccatgcctggaacatactaaTTAGATACTAACAGGTACTAAGTAACTgcttgttaaagaaaaaaaggaaagaaaagacctTTGGGCTTGGAGTCATATAACCCAGGAATTCAGTCCTAGTTCTTATACTTTGATACCACTTATTTCCTAGGATAGCTGTGAAGAAAGTACTTCATGAGGCTTAAAGTGCTATAGGAACAGGAGTTATTAGCTTTTAGATGCCCTCTAGggttaattaaagaaacaaaaggaggaaACTCATTGGTAGTTGAAAGCCACATGTAAGGGCTTTTTGAAGAAAACTTATCTTGAAGTCCCAGAACCTGAAGAGTCTTCACTCTTTACTTAGGGAAATGAGACAAATTACAGGAaaggaattaaattaaattaaaggaaaatTCTAACTGAGgcctttaaataaaattaaggattgGAATAAATGGCTAACAATTAATGATCAGTGAGACACGTACCAAATTTTatttaagcatttgttttctttaatagcTTATTATAAAGGCATCCTCTTTTAAAGAGATTTAAGAGATATAGTGATGTAGAATGGAAATAGAGAAGGATGCTGCTaagaagctgtgtgacctcaggtgaATAACATGATTTTTGGACCTGTTTGTCTTCCTTTTAAATGGATAGGATTGACCTAGATCagaaattcttaactttttggtgtcatagactcctttggcaaAGGAGAATGCAAAGGAAATTATTGTGGTGTTTCAAAAATTTgggacataatttctgggtacttaatcattttattaataatgctagtatattaccaataaaatgggTCTCGAATGTCAAAGAGAAATTGtgagtgggctcacagtttatatgcatGTGGAAGAGTCGGTGTTCCTGAAGGTGGCAATCAAATATGATtgtttaacaattaatgagaggaaaacctattctaatgagggccCTGGGGTTGGATGGGAGTCCGTTCATGGGCCTGATCACCTCCCTCACATCCATGTTCCAGCTGCACACAGTTAATTCTCTGGCCTATACCAGGTCCAAGATTATAGCCAACATCCCTGTTTCACTTTAAACTGAAACTGAttgggatcatatatttagagaaaGGTACCTTAGTGGTCACATAGTCCAACCTCTGATTCTATATATTTTGCACATGAGAAACCTGGGCCCAGGAAGAAGAAAGGACTTGTCCAAGAGCCCCTAGAGTTAGGGTTAACAAAGGTTTGGGTCAATAGCTAtctaagtagcagagctgggattccaatTGAGGCCTTCTGAACACGAgtgcgcacgcgcgcacacacacacacacacacacacacacacacacacacacacacagacttcatatgtcatttacttctaaactACCCAGTCTTgagcaatctaatcaaagaatttttCCCTACCCATTCCTGTGTAGAGcacaatgggcttccccaccttagattaaattccttccTAGGTTGgttggggtctgaacaagattgaggagagagttaattcaatctcattatcagctaTGTCTTTTAGAGACTGAACAATCTACAGGCTTCTTAAAAAATcatggtcctaattcaataactGATTATTAATATGAgggagaaataatcatttttctcattatATTAACATATAGTTatcaaaagcttttaaaaagatGCCATGGACCCTGATGAAGCACTGTCAGCTCTGACTATCTAAGATTCTACAAAAGCATCTGTGTATCTTCTCATTATAAGCaacttattattttatatatatatatatatatacatatatatatatatacatatgaagcatcatttcatttctcagcCCTTAATTTCCATATCAATAGATGATGGAACTGGCctcaatgacttctaaagtcccttccggttctaaatctatgttgtAATCCTAAAAACAACCCCCTTCTCCACCCCTCCCAGTACCTGAGATATAGCCTCCTCTTTGGAGTTGGGGATAATGCCATTACCaccttgtaagaaatgggaggaggagttttgtttccacagaattaaaggtgtacttcctccccccacccccaccccagctttagcagaaagcaggcctcaggtcagtcaggtgagaggtcagaggcttgtatgcatgcgcatgctttttgagaagacaggggaattagagaggccaaaccacttgaaccagttcaagcttatctagggtctgttcttggtcaagaatccaggcctactgatttgcataatttgcatatgttaaagagggaaagtaggggaagtaaaagcatgtagattaatcctaaactaagacaaggaaaatctaattaacttcacatttgcttctgtatccttattatcctacctatataaactgtataacctaggaaaactatgtaaaaagtaaagattgtaaagtaaccataactctagcaggagtggagggaatagttacccctgctcctgcagctttATCACTGTGAGCGTTCCAGGGAGCACCACACCTGCTGTCTTtaggagcataataaatgccttcctctgcccactctggtcctgagttctttgggtgagaacgGGCAAATCACATGgttttttcccaaggtcatgcagtcaGGAAAGTAACAAGCAGCAGAAGCTTGTCTTGGGctgacttcctgaccctgccaGAGGTCCTGTGATTTCCCCACAACTGCTCTGGGGGTGGTACTctttagggtctgacccctaagGGGCCCTGtaatccccacagattaaggaggGGCTACcccttggtcttcctctggaagtcctgtggtctgtacagccttccctagggattatcacagggttcttcctcaggactttggccctgcctaggaagacCAGTGATCCCtgaaccacgtttctcacacacCTCTAGCAGCCAAAAATAGACAATGACTAAGACAATGCAAATAGAGAGAAAGGCAGCCAGAAAACAATCAAATGTTATGaaactattaaaaaaactattgaaaaaaaaagaaaaggatggccCCAAAGAGATTTGAGAAGACCCTAAGCCCTGCTTCATTGCAGAGGAGGGGGGAGGTCCACAAGTTTGGAACATTGCATACAACTTCATGTTTTTAGATGTGTtgtgtgagaaatgattattaataaccaatatcttcAGGAGATTCAGAGGCTCTCCCCttctaaattcttcattttaaaaagctcTCTTTTCTTGTAGAACTtcactgataatgagattgcattgacTCTCCCAGGTGGACCTCACCCACCCAAGGAATTTAATCTAGGGTGGGGAAGTCCATAGCTGTCTACCCAAATGTGGGTGGAGACAGATCCTTTTGTCTAAATAGCCTAAGGCTGAGAATGGTCTGGTTTACAGATATTTTCTTTGTCCTGGGGTGACATGATGATGGGGTGGCATCAGCCCTTTTGGAAGGGTATATAAACGCTGAGAATGCTGCCATGATTTTCTTTGGTCGGAGAGAGatgccaaatgaccatccttttattaataacctgctggtcTTTTTAGtaaataattaaattacccagaaactatgtctcttgaacctttttaacCAAGACAGTTGATCAGCtttgctgaagtttttttttcctctttttccttcttaaaaaaaattctttgatatGAAGGATAGCTCTCTGGGTGGAGGGAAGGATAGGAGGGGAAATCtggatgatgtaaaaacaaaagatatcaataaaaatctatttttaaaaatagccaaGTGCAGACCTCTGGGTGCCCTGTAGGAACAggaaaagatcttcccattccagcCTTCCTTTCCATTTGCCCTGGAATCCAGTAGGTCAGTTGTCAAGTCAGTCCTCTGTGTCTCGTTCACTCGGGAAAAGTACCAGAAGTCTGGGTACTGAGGAAACATCCCTTCCATGAATTCTATTGGCCCATGGAGTGAGAGGTCAAAGATAACTGATTTCTACCAGGCTTTGAGGTTAACAAACATtttccccacaataaccctgggggATTCATCATATGAGGATGATTAGGCCCATTTCACAGGTGACCAAGCTAAGACTCaaacagattaagtaacttgccccaaatcacccAATTAATAAGGGTTAGAACAAAGACTCATACCCACATCCTGTGACTCCCAATCCAAACTTTGCTCCACTACATCTacatgtaagccccttgagaacTAAAGGCCTGGTCCCTACCTAAGATACATCCTCCTTCCCACCTACCCCAGCCCCGGAATGGCTCACCTGTTCTTCAGTGCTGCTGATGATGACCAGATGAGAGTGATTCTCCAAACAAAATACACTGGCAGCATCCCAGCTCTTGATCATTGTAGAGAAAAAGTAGCAGCTTTCCCCAAAAGGAAGCCAGTCCTTCGGACAGGACTTTCTGGTGCAGTCTAGAGGACAAGACGATGCTGCTTGTAGGCCATTCTTGAACCCCAGCCAAGGTGGTACCAGTAACAGCACCAGaggatttagagccaggagggaccttaaagatgaGCTTCTCCAATtgccttaatttacagatgaggaaacgggccCAAAAGGACTTTCTCCAaggccacccagctagtaagtaacagagaCTGAACCCAAACCCAGAGCGTCTGACCCCtaagccagcattctttcctctacATCACAATGCCTCTCATGCTCCCACCTTTTCCCTTCACCCAGTCTCAGCACTCTTTTCTCACCAATTAAATCTCGAAGCTCAGTTATGGTTCGGTTGGTGTCATCTTGGATTTGATCAATGTATTTCCTTAGTCCAGTCAAATCTCTTAGTCCAGTCACTGAAAATATGGACACACCCTGGTAAACAGAGTTTCATACCAAGAACTTGGCATTCACTTTTTGCCCTTCccacaaaagaaaacagatctCCATCCAGCTCCCCCAAACCCAGCCCTGCTCACAGTCATGGCTTCTTATCCCTTTGTATAATAATAGTCACCCTTATGCCTATAGCTCTGTAGAGTTTGTGAGACACCTTATATCTATAATCTCACTTGGCCCTCACAGCTTCTCTAGAGAGAGTTGTAATGTAACCCAGAAGCACAGAATGTTGGAATCTAAAGAGACTTCAGtgatcatttggtccaacccaggagtggggaacctgcagccttgaggttacaggtggccttctaggtttttgggtgcagccttttgactgagtccaagttttacagaacaaatccttttattaagtgatttgttctgtgaaatttagattcagtcaaagagccacacttgaggacgtAGAGGGCCACCCACAGATGAAAAGAATCCCCACTCTAACATGCCTGACATTGGGCTTCTATTTGAAGGCCCCCAAAGAAAGGGAAAGCAAtccaaggcaacccattccactttcgGAGATCTCTAATTGTTacaagtttttcttgacatcatgCCTAAAGTTGTCTCTtggcaacttctacccattgccccTGTTTATGTCCCCTGGGGTCTACAGAATGAGTCTAACCATATTCTACATTACagcctttcaaatgcttgaagaccaTTCTCATGCATGTCTCCCCTAGatgttctcttttccaggctattCATCCCCAACATCATCAACAGATTCTCATGTGGTGGGGACTTCAGGCTCTTCACTAACCATCCTGACTGCCCTCTGGATATTCACcaccttatcaatgtccttcctaaactgtagcatctagaactgaacacaacactgAATCATGCCTCTGTTGCATCCCACGGGCACATAGCCTTTTCTGGTTGCCAAGTCATAACTAGCTTGAAATCCACTAAGCCTTCCCTCTaaatctttttcagagaaactgcaATCTAATCATATCTCCCCAACTCTCGGCTTGTCCAGTTGATTCTCTGAACCCAAAAGTAAGACTTTACATTGATCCCCATTgaatttttttagagggggggaaaggcaaggcaattgtggttaagtgacttgcccaaggctacacagctagtgtcaagtgtctgaggccagatttgaactcaggtcgtcctgaggccagggccggtgttctattcactgtgccacctagctgccccatccctgTTGAGTTtgatcttattagattcagcctaatACTCTAGCCCAGAAGTTCTGTGTGTGGTCCATGAACCCATGGGAGTCCCCGAGATCTTTCCAGGAGgcccatgaggtcaaaactattttcataagtCATTTGCCTTTTCCATTCTCACTCTCTCATGAGTATACAGGGGAATTTTCCAGAGGCAACATGACCGGTGAATTAAAAATGTAACTGCCAACAAGACTGAGTTGATATTGCATCTATAAAGTTCAAAGAATATCCACAATTATCTGAAAAggctattaaaatactcctctcTTTTCTAACTACATACCTGGGGAGGCTGAGTTTTCTTCATGTATTTCAACCAAAACAACCTATCGCAACAATTTGAATGTAGAGCAAATGCAAGAATGCAGCTGTCTTTTATTAAGCAGACATTAACGAGAATTGCAAAAATGTACAATGATGCCACTCTTCTCACCAAGTTCTTGTTTTaggaaatataattatttttcactttaagATGTTATTTAACATGTCATGAATttactattgttatttttaatgagttaatattttaaaatttatctgtTTCAATTTCTAATGTGGCAAATAGTGATAGATCCCACATAAACCAAAGCTCTTTGAAGAGGctcaattatttttaagaatgtaaagggggTTAAAAAGTTTGCTAACCACTGCTCTAACCagtcagaattgttttggatcatacCTCTGTCATCCAAGGCATGATCTAGTCCTCTCAGGcttgcccagcacatagtaggcacttaacaaattcttttttcttccttccttctttccttccttccttccttctttgcatccTCGGTGCTTagctttggcacatagtaggcatttaatataaatgcttgtacagggtgtccctaaagtctggatacatgggcaaaaatgcatattttgaaatatttggaatattaacagaccttagcccccttgacttctttttctaagGAATGCTAAAGGAGAAAgcatactcaatgaaaatcacagatgcaacacacttgatcaAACGCATAAAGAATGAATATGCTAAAACTGACAGCAATgtagagttattgcattgagttcatgtgaatcttgcaaaacgcATCGACCTTTGCATCAGaaatgatggaattctattgaagatgttatttgttaatattccaactaaataaaatgttgaaaatttcattcatttcttgaaaatatgcatttttgcctgactttaggaacaccctgtagatggACTGTGCAAGAGGGACCAGAAGAGGAGAGATTGGAGGTAGGGAGACATATTAAGGTCAAGGTGAGTAATGGTGCAACTGAACTACCTTCCCACCACTGACAAACCATCCAACCAAGAGCCAGGGGATAGAATAGAAGACCAAAGTTAAATTTCTTAAACAATCTGGAATCCTAAATGGATATAGGCTGGAGGCAACCAGGAGGGAAGtatcctatttctgttgaggacgCTTCTATCCTTCCAGTCATTCAGGTTTAAAACCTCAGGTTTACCTCCATCATGCTTACAACTAGTCAGTTGCCAATTTCCTTGGTTCCACTTCCACAACATCTTTCCTATCgtgtcctcttctctccagccACACAGCCACCGTCCTagttcattacctctcacctggactattgcaatagccaactctttggtctccctgtctcaagtcttccCAATCGATCTTCTGCATTGCTATCAACGTGATATTCCCAGAGCATGTATCTTCAACCATCTCATTCTCCTGCCCAATAAACTCCAACAGCTCCCTATTATATCTAGGACCAAATATAGATTCTTCAGCTCAGCATCTAAAGCCCTTCAACCTAgctccaacctaattttccaATCTTGTTATACATTACATCCCTTCACTCACTATAATCTAGCCACActgaccttctctctgttcctccaaAATGGAActttatctcccatctccataacTTTGCATAGGTTACCCCCATGACGGTAATGAACTCCCTCCTCACATTCACTTCTTAGACTCCCTCATTTCATTCAAAGCTTAGTTCGAACATCactttcttcagtaagctttttcTGACCCCTCCCCACTGCTAGTGCTgcctctcaccaccaccaccacctgcaaaaaaaaaaaaaatcacctaatatctactttgtatatgtttactTTGTATCTATCACCTGatatctactttgtatatttCTACATGTATACATGTCTCCACCTACAGATTGTAagtttctggagggcagggattgttttcttAATGTCTTTATATGACccgtttagcatagtgcctaataTGTAATATAGCAGGGACTTAAGAAATCTTTGTTGACCAATTGCCTGCTTGCTTCATCATCATTCATCATCCATTCTATCTGCTAAAAGGTTGCTATCTTTAGTTCTTCCACTATCATCTGGGCAggggaagaaaatatataaattccCATTCATCACAGGAGACCTGTGTCATTCACCTGACCACCAAAGAAGTGCATCcatgaaacacacaaaaaattttaAGAACCCCTACTCTAGCTTGTCAGTCTTTCCTAAAATAAGGTGCCCCAAACTGAACACAGCATTCCAGATAGAACCAGGTAGAGGATAGTGGAACTATCATCTTCCTTATTCTGgactccttacctcttttaaagCAGCATAGGGTAGCATTGACTACCAAATCACACCTGACGATTCATATTAAACTTGCCGtctactaaaacccccagatcttttttcaaaACAACCTGTTATCTACCTGTAACTCCCCATCCTGTTTGTGAGGCTAATTTCTTGAATCCAAGtatagaattttatatatatatatatatatatatatatatatatatatatatccctaatGAAAGGGATCTCATTCAGTCTGGCCTATTGTTCTAACCTATAGGATAATTTTGTATCTCAGCTCTGGCATCCAGTGAATTAGCTGTTCCTCCCTCTTTTGTTCCACCTGCAAATCAGCAAGCATGTCAGccatgccttcatccaagtcacttaTAAGAATGTTGAATAGGACAGGGCCTGTAATCCTTGGATGAAAATATCATAGGATCCTgtgatttggagccagaagagaccttagagatcatgctatacaatgccttcattttacacctcaggaaactgaggctaaggaggattaagtgatttagtcaaagtcacacaggtagtaagtaaaagATCCAAGATTCAAACCTACATCTTATGACTCCAAATAAACACATTttgtttctgagtctcagtttccatatctataaaattgggataatggcATTTATACAAAgctattagggaaaaaaaacattttttaaaccacaaaccattataaaaatatgagttgctattattaatattctctACCTCCCGTGACTCCTTACATCCTTCCCTGGTTCTCTGGAATGAGACCAGCTCCCTTGGATTGCATTCAGTCAGCTCCCCATGTTCATGTTACAAATCATACTCACACTTCATCAAGGTCACAGAAAGGCTGGTCACCCCCAGGAGCAATGCTATCCCCACCAGGATACAAAGGCACACTGCCATTTTCTCCTTCCGAGTTAGCTGGGGGATCTTTCTTTTCTGGCTGGACTCAGGCACCTGGGTAAGCTGGAATCCTTGGCTGAGCTGAGGTACCTGGGTGAACTGTAGCCCTTGACTGGGCTGGAACACATGGCTGGACTGGGGCATCTGATGTACTGGGTGCTGATGTACCTGACTGAGCTGAAACCCCTGGATGGGCTGCAGATTGGGAGCAGCTGTGAAAAGTAAAAGACACCAAAGCTTGAGGCCAAGAGGAGAAATGATTCCGTGAGCCTTTactgaagagagaaggaaggaatcatGGGATCATGTTTAttccagagatggaagagacattagagaccatctaaCCAAGGTCCCCTAACAGGACTATGGATAGATTTTAAGGGTTCTGTACacttggataaaaaaaaaatattacatctttattttcactaacctctagctGAAATTTGGTacttcaattatattttaaaaaaacatacattATGTGAGAAGGGGTCCTGGGGTTTCACTAGacaccaaaggggtccatgacacacacacagaatgttAAGAACTcttatttacaaatgagaaaattggcccagagagtttaaaagGGTCTACCTTAGTCATGATATAGATAAGATACCAGAATCAAAACACTTggcagaaacaagagaatggcACACTCAATGAAAACATCCCCTCAAGGCAGCTGGACTCAGATTAAATGCAATGAACCATTTTGGTTCTAGAAAACAGATGACGTGACATACATCCTTCCTCTCAGGGGAGAAGTGCACCTACAGTTACAAGATTTAGGCTACATCGTCAAATTTAGTTGTTTGGTAGGTTTGTCATACTTTACTATTTTTCTTTGCTATTATCCAATGAGAATTGATGGGAAGAAATGAGCATCATTTTTT from Trichosurus vulpecula isolate mTriVul1 chromosome 1, mTriVul1.pri, whole genome shotgun sequence includes:
- the CLEC17A gene encoding C-type lectin domain family 17, member A, producing MSFTRVTEGPEDDDYENMASSKDDLPPKPGTRKLPGPGGRLGWLRGSIAPPRPPRAGKQTVKPALPSKSPQAAGLGPAVVSCPPLPQKAAPNLQPIQGFQLSQVHQHPVHQMPQSSHVFQPSQGLQFTQVPQLSQGFQLTQVPESSQKRKIPQLTRKEKMAVCLCILVGIALLLGVTSLSVTLMKLTGLRDLTGLRKYIDQIQDDTNRTITELRDLIDCTRKSCPKDWLPFGESCYFFSTMIKSWDAASVFCLENHSHLVIISSTEEQNFVTEARSSQRNYWLGLTDRKVEGEWQWLDGSWLTLSFWKLGEPNNVHNEDCVILLSDGQWNDVSCFLATYWICERKFAC